The Sulfurimonas aquatica genomic sequence CTCAGACATCTTTACCAATCGACGGCTACCATCTGGAAAACGTACTAACTGTACTATTAAGTCAACTGCAGAGATAATTTGAGAACGTACAAAGGTCATATTTGCAGTTGGACGTGCTTCTAAAAACATGTTCTCAATACGCACTATTGCTTCTTTGGTATCATCAGCATGTATTGTAGTCATTGAGCCTGGATGCCCTGTATTCATAGCATTAAGCATTGTAACTATCTCAGGACCACGACACTCACCTACTATGATTCGTCTTGGACTTGAACGCAGAGCAGTTCGAAGTAGACTCTCTATAGTAATCTCACCTGCACCCTCTTCATTTGGTGGACGTGCTTCAAATGAGCGTATACTATGACATGGAAGTTGTGGCTTCATCTCTTTAGTATCTTCAATAGTAAGGAGTTGATCCCCCTCATCAATAAAACGAGTTATAGAGTTTAAAAAGGTTGTTTTTCCACTAGACGTACCGCCTGAAACAACGATATTCAGCTTTCCTCTAATGGCACAGACTAAAAAGTACGCCATTTTCATGTCAATCATTTGAGAGTCAACTAAAGACTCAAAAAGTAGAGGGATTTCTCTAAACTTACGAATCGTGATGTATGAACCTGGTTTGCCATCTCTATCAAGGTTTGCTGCGATTGGCGGGATCTGTACTTCAACACGAGAGCCATCACGAAGTTTTGAAGATGCTATAGGCTTTGACTCATCCACTTTTCTATTTGATTCTGCAAGCATTCTGTTGATAATTCTACGTAACTCCTCTTCACTTCTAAAGCGAAATGGCGTTGCTACAGTCTGTCCTGCATAGATAACATCAATATAATCTTTTGTATTGATGAGCACATCATTTAAATCAATCCCTGCTAAACGCATAAGCGTTGAAATAGGTCCAAAATAAAGAAGATTATCTATAATAAAATCAGTTATTTCAATTTTTAGTTGATTTTTTGGAAGTGAGTACTCTGAGATATGTTTTGTAACAACATCACGAACCATGCGCTCTGTGAGTTCACTTTTAATATTCAATTTTTCAACAAAATCATCATAAATTTTATATGCAAGATTAAAGTACTCATTGCTACGGTACAAGATTGGAAAACATAGTTCACTACATGAACCCTCTTGTGTATTTAACTCTTTAGTTTCGACTTTAGAGACTTCTTCTGGGGCTCTTTGTGAGCCTTTCATTTTATCTTTTAAAGCCATTTTTTGATTTTTTCCATAATAGAGTTTGATTTAGTAATCTTATGTATGTTATTAACATGGAGCGCACTATCGTGAATGAAAAATTTTGTTATCATATCTTCAATTCCCAACATAAATGGCGAAGTAGGATAGACGTCATGAACAAGTTTTGCTTCATTCCAACACTCTCTTAGATGCATGGCATCATTTGGTAGGGAGTAGTGCACTTCAAACTGGTGCTTAAGCCCTTTTGAGAGAATCTTTTTAGCTTCTTCTTCTGTTACCGTTCCAAAGGAGTCTGAACGATTTGCAATGATATGCGTCTTAGAGTACCAACCACTTTTATCTATGATGTCAATGTATGTTTTAAGAATAGACATTGATGGGATACTAAACTCTGTAACCACATAGATACTATCAGCTAACTCTTGAATATCAATCTCAAGTTCAACATCTTCAAACATTCCTACATCTATAAGAATAAAGTCAAATTTATCTTTTATAAAGTTAATAAAATTTAAAAATCTTTGAATATTTTCTGGTTTTTCCAAATCTTCTCTATCCGTATGCTTTTGAATACCCGGAACAAAGTAGAAGTTATTGCTATAACGCTCTAGTCCATTATCGAAAAGGTCTTCCATCTCAAGGTTTTGAAGCATAGCGATATCTATGATTGTTTTATTTGGCTGAACATGTTCAAAGAAGAGATTTGAAACTGATTTTGTGTATGCAAAATCTAAAAAGAGAACATTTTTATCTGGGTAATTCTCTGCTATGTTTTTTGCTATATTCATCGTGATGGTAGTCGTACCAACGCCACCGCTTATACCTGTAAATACAGAAATATTACTCTTACCACGGCGCTTTTTGATGATAGACTGTGACTTAAAGATAAGCTCTTTTACACTGTTTGGATTTGATTGCTCTTCATTTAGGTATGCGTCAACTCCTATCTTGCCAGCTAGTAGAGAGTACTCTATATCATCCTTACCAACTACTATCATATAGATATTATTAGAAAAATGAAGATCAGCTAACTGCTCTATATCTGAGAGTTGTTCAACTCGGTATATTAAAACAATATCACGGTTTTTACTTCGTGCGTAAAAGTTTATAAAATCATCAATTGAGTTTAAACTATGGACTGCCTCAAATTCGTCTTTCAACTCAGTATAACACTCTTGATCTCTGTTTGAAACATATGCTATTATCATCTATTTAATCCCTTTAATCATTCGTTGTACTCATGAGTTTGTAACGTTTTTTCACTGCTTTATCATGTGGAGTAAGTTGAATGCGTTTTAAGTCCAATATTAGACCGCGTCCTGAAGCGTTTGTATAACTTAATATTTCGTAGCCATCCTCTTTTATATCAACGGGAACTTCCTTACATGCTCTAAATGGCCAAATTCCTGTGCATGACGTCGTTACATCGTCTTTATATTTATCAACCATATAATCACACCATGTTAACCACTCATCAGATGTCAACTTATCGTCATCATCGCTGTCTATTCCTAGATTGCTCTGCACCGTCTCTGACATCTTTTTTGCCGTTTCAGTAACGAGAACGGTTGTTGTCGTCGTAGTTGTTTCGCCAAAGCACATTCCAAATACTAAAGTACCATCACAAGTAGTAGTTGTGACCTCTCCTGTTTCATTTCCTACAAAGGTATGAGGGTCACTACTCCAATGATCAGAAATAGTTTTTTCTTCAACCTGACACATATGATCATTTCCAGACAATGAGTGAATACCTCTGAGACTAAAAGTCTCAAAACCATCAATCGCGCTCCCATCATTTGTTACAGCCATAGTTAAATTTACAGCCGTATTATCATCATAAGCATAGTAACTATCCATTGGCTCTTTGACGTCATTTACCTTAGCACATCCAAAAAACATACATTTCATCATCTTCATCATGCCTCTGATTAAACCTGTAGAGTTTGTCTGTTTTTCATACACAATGCCATCTTGATAATCAGTAATATCTTTTTTGCTATAAGCACTTGCAAATGTAATCAAGGAGTTTTCAGTATCTGCTTGGATTGTATCTACAGTATAGTTACTCGCAGGTCTTGTACTACTAAACATAGAGATAAAAGGCATTCCTCCCATAAAGTTACAAAAAGTACTATTTTCTGGGAACTTAAAAAAGAACAGGTTACAAGATCCAGAAGAGGAGATATTTTCTGTATAGTCAATCAAAGAGACTGGATTATTTAACTCATCTGTTTTTAATGATGAAGAAGTTTTCATCATATGGTCTTGATCAACACCTGAAACAATATTTGCAATATAACGCTCACGTATATCTTCAACAGGATTATCATCTTTATCTACTACGTTATGAGTAAAAAAACTACTAAAAAATCCACCATCTCCAAAAAATGTATTAAACATTGTTGTAAAAAAACCAAAAAAAGACTTTGAATTATCTACTTGACTTTTATAATACTTTTGAGCTCTATTGATATCTAAAGGGTAAAAAACTGTAGGATTTGTATTATCATAAAGAATAGTTGAGTTGGAGTAGTTATAATCTTTTTGAAAAAGCAAGGTAATTGTATCGCCAACTCCAGTTCCACTAAGCGCTTCATTATTGATCAAAAATGGTTTTTGTCCTGAACATCCAGCTTCATCTAGTTCTGAATAAAGAGTGCAGATAGAAGTTGACTCTACACTAATTTTAACTTTACCAGTTTTAGAAACATTAGTGTATGAGCTACTATCTTGAGATTCTCCCTTATTGGAAAAATTTCCCCAAAAGCTATCTACCTTAAAGTTCTTTGTCTCTATTTTTACTTCTCTTTGATATACAGCATTACCAAATTCATCATTGGGCATAAGCACTTCTGGAGTGAAGGTAGTATCCGTTGTTGTTGTAGAAGCAAATAACACTGCACCCAATATTGTAAATAATAGTAGTTGTTTAATCATTCCAAATTCTCTCTTATTCTTGTATTTTGTTTAAAACCATCACCTGGTCTATGTAGTCATCAACTAGTCTATCAAGCTCTGCATCTGTTAAACTTGGATCAGCCTCAGCTAATGCATAGCGGCGTTTGACTGCAGCAACTAAAAGATTCTCTTGCAAGTGTTGTAAATTTTCATGCTCACTAATACTTTGAAGCTGTTCACTCTCTCCACCTAAAAACCAGATGAACCAGAACATAACTAGTATTGATAACATTATTGGAACAATTGCAATAGAACCTTTACGCATAACTTTTTTCATATATTTCCTATAAGGTAAGCACCAAGTGCGGCTAGACTCATCGCCGGTGCAAAACCAAAGCTCTTTTTCTTTAGTAGCGTTAAAAGTAGTAGATGCAAAGCACCAGCTAACATTACAAACCACCCTATCTGTTCTAGTCCTACAAAAAGTGCACAAAAGGCACCAAATCTAAGGTCACCACCACCAAATGCCATATTTAGGGCAATAGGAACTAAAAAAATAATCAGAATTATTATTATTGCAATAAATTCATTCCATCCTAAGCTATTTTCAAACTGCTTCATTATTAAAAGTAGAACTATTGCCGGGAGCATAATTCGATCTGGAATAATCTCTGTTTTCCAATCTATTACTGAGATAACAACTGCAATAGTTATAAAAAAAACTAATATAATGATTATGATTACCTTATAAGAAATTCTGATAGAACTATCGTATTTGAATATCTCTTGTTTATAACTAAAAAGTATATTATTCACAATTTCTTCACATTGGAGTGTGTAAATAATACACAGTCTGAGTAAAATAGATTTAGATCCACTTATAACAAAATATAATTATTTAATCTCACATACTTTTGCTAATGTAAAATTATTAATTTAATTACTAATATATATTTAAAATAAAGTTACTTTAAGTGATTTAGGGATAGCATTGGTAATAGCTATCATATTGATATCACAAATTGTAATCTTTCGGTGATACTTTTATGGTAAATAATCAAGATTAGGAGAGTCGTTATGGATGGTTTTAATGCAATGTTTGAAAAGGCTAAAGAGCGTATCGAGATTCTATCTTCTTTAGAGTCAACTAAAGAAGAGTCAATTGAGAGTATGCTTGATAAAAAAGGTTACGATAGACGTGACTTTATGAAATGGGCAGCCAGCATAACGGCTATGCTATCTCTTCCCTCACAATTTACTCCACTTTTTGCCGAAGCTGCAAAACTAGCCGATAGGCTACCTCTAATATGGCTTCATATGGCAGAATGTACAGGATGTAGTGAAGCATTTATACGCTCAGATGCACCTACTGTTGACTCTCTTATTTTTGATCATATATCACTTGAATATCATGAAACGCTTATGGCAGCTTCAGGATGGCAGGCTGAAGAAAACCTAGAGCATGCTATGAAAAAGTATGAGGGTAAATATATTCTTTTAGTTGAAGGTGGCGTTCCAACTGCAATGAATGGAATGTACCTTACTTTAGGAGCCCAAGCAAAAACGGGACTAAGTCTTGTTCAAGAAGCAGCAGATAAAGCAGCTGCTATATTCTCTATAGGTACATGTGCTAGTTTTGGAGGAATCCAGGCTGCTGCACCGAATCCTACGGGAGCAAAAGGTGTTGACAAAGTTGTTAATAAGCCTGTTATAAATGTACCTGGTTGTCCTCCAAGCGCGGCAAATATAGTGGGAACATTGATGCACTTTTTGCTTTTTGGAACACTTCCGGCACTTGATAGATACAGTCGTCCAAAATGGGCATATGGAAATCGTATTCACGACCTTTGTGAACGCCGAGGACATTTTGATGCGGGAGAGTTTGTTGAGAGTTTTGGTGATGATGGAGCAAAAGATGGTTGGTGTTTATATAAACAAGGCTGTAAAGGTCCATATACGTTTAACAACTGCTCGACTGAGCGTTTTAATCAACATGTAAACTGGCCAATTGGAGCAGGACATGGATGTATGGGATGTAGTGAACCAAACTTTTGGGATACTATGGGTCCGCTTGAGAAGCCTTTAGAGTCTCACTTAGTCGGTGGCCTAAATAAAACTGTTGACAACATAGGAACAACACTACTTAGTGCTACGGTTCTTGGTATTGGTGCACATGCAGTTGCAAGTATGTTTGTAAAAAACAGTGATGAGCAGGAGGGAGAATAAGATGGCAAATAAAAGAGTAGTAATAGATCCTATAACAAGAATAGAAGGTCACCTACGTATAGAAGTAGAAGTAGATGAAAACAATGTAGTTCAAAAGGCATACTCATCATCAACTCTCTGGAGAGGAATAGAGTTAATCTTAAAAAACAGAGACCCTAGAGATGCTGGTCTAATGGCACAGCGTATTTGTGGCGTTTGTACGTACTCTCACTATAAAGCGGGCGTTGAGTCTGTTGAGAATGCCTTAGGAGTTGTTCCTCCATACAATGCACAGCTAGTGCGTAGTATCTTAAATGAATCACTATATATGCATGATCACGTAGTTCACTTCTATCATTTACATGGTCTTGACTGGGTTGATGTAGTATCAGCACTAAGTGCAGATCCAAAAAAAGCTTCAGAGTTGGCGTTTAAATACTCTGACTCTCCTATTGCAACGGGAACGGATGAGCTTACTGCAGTTCAAAAAAAAGTAGCAGGCTTTGTAGAAAAAGGTCAACTTGGGCCCTTTGCCAATGCATACTGGGGAAATAAGAGTTATAAACTATCTCCAGAACAGAACCTCATAGCACTTTCTCACTACTTAAAAGCGCTTGAAGTACAACGTACTGCAGCTCAAATGTTTGCAATCTTTGGGGCAAAGCAACCTCATGGACAGACTCTAGTAGTTGGTGGCGTTACAAGCGTAAGAGACATATTAAGTCCTGCAAGACTTGCAGAGTGGAAATCTAAGTATGAGATAGTTAAAGATTTTATTGACCGTGCTTACTATGCAGATGTTGTTATGGCTGCGGAAGCCTACTCAACTGAGCCAAGTGTTCTAGGTGGACTTGGCGTTAAAAACTTTATGGCAGCCGATGGCATGATGTTAAACCGTACTGAGAACCTTTTTGAGAGTGGTTTTATAAAAGATGGCGACCTTAGTAAGGTTTATGACATTGATGAGATGAAGATAAAAGAGGATGTTACCCATGCTTGGTATGAGGGAGACGAACCTCTACAGCCTTATGATGGAGAGACGCTTCAGAAGTATACAGGCTTCATAGATGGTGATACAGTAAATGGTGCTGCAAAAGTTATTGATCCAAATGACAAATACAGTTGGGTAAAAGCGCCTAGATATGATGGCCAAGCCGTCGAGGTAGGTCCCCTTTCTTGTTTACTAGTAAATTATGCTCGTGGCAATGAAAAAGTTAAAAAAGAAGTTGGTGATTTTCTTGCCAAAACCGGTCTGCCAGTAGGAGCACTTTTTACAACGCTAGGTCGAACTGCGGCTAGAATGCTTCAAACAAAGCTAATTTCAGATAATGCGATCACTACGTTTAACTCTCTTATAGAGAACCTTAAAACTGATGACAGCACATATACAAAATTTGAGATTGATCCAACTAAAGAGTACATGGGTCGCTTCATTGGCGAAGTGCCTCGTGGAGTGCTTAGTCACTGGGTTAGAATCAAAAATGGTCTCATAGATAACTATCAAGCGGTAGTTCCAACGACGTGGAACGCAGGCCCAATGGATAAAAATGGTCAAATAGGACCCTATGAAGCATCTTTAGTAGGCTTGAAACTCGAAGATCCTAAAAAACCACTTGAAGTGATTAGAGTTATTCACTCCTTTGATCCATGTATGGCATGTTCTGTACATGTTATGGATATTAAAGGACAAGAGCTCAGTCAATATAAAGTTAATCCGCTTGGTAGCGGAGCAGCTTGTTAGAGAGGAGAAAAAATGAATAATGAAGAAATAGAAGCAGTCGAACATGTCTCCTTTGTATATACAAGTCTAAATAGGTTACTTCACTGGATAAGGGCATCAGTTATTACAGGCTTAGCAATTACCGGTTTTTACATTGCTAGTCCTTTTCTCTCTCCTGGAGAATCGAGTGATCAACTCGTATATGCTGAGTGGGTATTCTGGCATGTACTACTTGGGTTTATTTTACTCTCTTCGGGATTATTAAGAATATTTCTATTTTTCTTTGGTAAAGATTCTAAAAGTGAGTTACGTTCATTTAAAGATATCTCGAGTGTTAAATCATGGATTATTCAATTAAAATCTTACTTTTTCATTGGGGAGTTAAAGAAAAAAGGGATGTATGGTCCCCTACAATTTTTCTCGTACATGATGGTAATGCTTATGATTGTTTTAGCATCTCTTACTGGACTTATTCTTTATGTGCATGTATACCATTCAGGATTTGCTGGAATGATATATGAGCCTATGAGATTTTTTGAAGAGATGATGGGCGGACTTGCTACAGTGCGTTTAATACATCACATAACTATGTGGGGATTTTTAATTTTTATTCCTATTCATGTGTATATGGTTGTTTGGTCTGCCATTAGATTCAAGCATGGTGGAGTGGACGTAATGTTTACAGGGTATGACTATCACCTTATTAAAAACAAGAAGAAAGACGATAATAAATGAAAATACTTCTTCTTGGCATAGGAAATCTTCTCTTTGGAGATGAAGGCGTTGGCGTTCACTTCGTAAACTATATGAAGCAAAAATATAGTTTTCAAGGAGAGCATCAACTTGACTTTGTTGATGGGGGGACTTTAGCACAGAGACTCATCCCAATTATGGTTGAGTACGACCGCGTTATTATCATAGATACTATAAACGCTCCAGGTGTTAAAGCTGGGGAGCTCTATTTTTTTAATTTTAATGCCGTTCCAGATGCTGTAAATTGGCAAGGAAGTGCTCATGAAGTTGAAATGCTTCAAACATTGACTATGATGGATTTAGCAGGAGATCGTCCTGATACCATGATTATGGGAATTGTTCCTACAATCATAGAGATAACTGACTTTTCACTCTCTGAGTCTGTCTCTGCTAGCATCCCTTTAATGGAAGAGACTTTGTTAAAACATCTAGAGTCTTTAGGATTAACGTCAAGTAAAAAAAGTGATGTGCCAATCTCCTCTATCATTTCAACTTCATATAAATTAGAACAATGCAGATAGCTTTTAAATTTAAATATATTCATAATAATGGACTATTTACTCGTCTATTAGAGTCTATCTGTAACTCATCTTCTGTTTGTCACAACCACTATGTAGATAAAGATATCTTTATTTTAGAAGCGTCAGGGAATCAACAAGAGTTAGAAGAACTTGCCGAGAAAGTATCTGCGACTATACCACAGTCGCTCTTTTTACTTAGCTCTTCTCTTGAGGAGATAAATGAGTTCTCAAGTATTTCTAAAAATGAACTAAACTCATCATACTATGAAGTCCCCTTTTGCCTAAAGTGTCAAGAAAAAGTTCTCACAACACTCAACCCATTTGAGGAGTGCTCTGTATGTGGGTTTAGTGATACTAAACTAAATTATGAAGAGGCAATTCCTTTAAGGTTTCAAAATGAGAGTAAGAATTTAGAAGAATCATTTATGAATATGGCTGAGGAGTTACTTGAAAATGGGGAGTTAGAACTACTCACATTCAATGGAAAAAGACATTTTTCACTTCTCTCAAGTGATGAAAAGAAAAACTCTTCAATATTAATATGCGACCCTTCTAATATCTCTAAATATTTCTCAATTACTCAGGGCGAACTTAATGCTCTGATGTTAGTTGAAAAACCATCTGTGCGATTAAAGCCTAAGGTGATGTTTTACCATGAAAACAGCCTACAAAAACCTATGTACCCAGTTTTTTTCTCAGATGACAAGATAACCTTGGCTCTTAGCACTGCGCTTTCAAAAAAAGGAGTCTTCGCACTCTACTGTGACAATACTTCTTCACTAAGAGTTTCATCTTCTTTAGAGGAGAACTTTATCATCTCTAGTGGACGAGATATGCTCCCTTGGCAACATGAAATTACTAGCCAACACAAGATATGTTCTACTCTTAACAACGTAACGGCTTGTTTAGATAAAGATGGATTGATTCTTGGTAAAAACAAAGATGTTAAGAATCTAAATTCAGTAGAGTTTACCTTAAAAAACACTCCAAATAAAAATAGTAATGCAATTACTTTTAAAGCTTCCCATGGTGTTCTACGTTCAATAGTTCTTGAAAATGACTTAGATGAAAAATCTATATGTAACATATATCTAAGTAAAGAGCATGACTCCGATATCTGTAGTTACTCTTCTAAAATTGGCTATATCTCAATGGCAGAGTTTGTTGATGAGCATTTGAGTTCTCCAAAAGAGATGATAGAAGCGATACGAAGTATGGATGAAGAGGGAGCAAGACTAATGAAGAATTTTGAAAATGCTCATCCAGAACTTTATGCAACTCTTCTAACTATTACTCCACAAGAGAGTAACGCCAACTCCTCTATATCTAAACTTTGGGCAATGGCGGCATACTTTATCGGCCTTACAACTACTAAAGAGACAGCTATCGCATGTGAACACTTAGAAGCGGCGGCACTGGAATTTCAAGGAAAATCAGGTCCTAGAATTGATTATAAAATTATGAAACAAAATAGTGATGGTTATAGAGTAGACCCAAGACTCGCGATTCGCTCATGTATTAGTTTTAAACTCGCTGGAGTGGATGAGTACCTACTTAGTTTTGGTTTTATCGACTCTTTAGCAGACTTTATAGCTGAACAAGCGGAATTTGCCGATGGGAATATTGCAATAGAAGGAGTTTTACTAAGTGGTTCTCTTTTTGAAAACCATCAACTTCTTATGCGAACATACAACTCTATTACTCCAAACTACAAGATTTATAGAAATAAAAGATTGAGCCTTGATGGCGATAATATTGCAGCAGGTGCGGTGACACTTGGGAGTGAATAGAGAACTATCCATAAAAGGTATTGTTCAAGGGGTTGGTTTTCGCCCATTTATATATACCTTAGCCTTAGAGCATGAACTTCATGGTTATGTACTAAATAATTGTAATGGCGTTTATGTTGAAGTAGAAGGCAGACCCTTAGATATAGATAACTTCACTCAAAAGATAAAAACAAAACTTCCTATCCTAGCCCGTATTGACTCTCTTAAAATTAAAAATGGAACATTTAAAGAGTATAAAGACTTTAAGATACTTCAGAGTAACCACTCAGATACAAAAAGAGCCATAGTCTCGCCTGACATAGCCATCTGTGACAAGTGCCTAAATGAGATGAATTCAAAAGAGAATCGGCGTTACAAATATCCTCTTATAAACTGTACGGAGTGTGGACCGCGTTACACTATTATAAACACCCTACCCTATGATAGAAAAAACACCTCTATGTATAAGTTTATTATGTGTAAAAACTGTCAAGCTGAATATGATAATCCATTAGACAGAAGATACCATGCACAGCCTATTAGCTGTTATGATTGTGGACCATCCATTAGACTTTATGACAATAAAGAGACTCTTCTTTGTGAAAAAAACGAGGCTATAGAAGAAATATCTAGATTTTTAAAACAAGGTAAAATTGTCGCTATCAAAGGGATTGGTGGATTTCATATAGTCTGTGACGCAACAAATGATGAAGCTGTAAAAGACTTACGAATGCGAAAAAAACGCAGTAAAAAACCTTTTGCCGTAATGTTCTCAGATCTTAATAGTGTAAAAGAGCATACTATCTGTAATGAAAAAGAGAGAGAACTTATAAACTCAAAAGAGAGACCAATAGTTATAGTTGAAAAAAATAGTTCAACTTCTCTCTCAAATGAGATCGCACCAGATATAAAAAGATTAGGAGTCATGATTGCCTATACTCCACTGCATCACCTGTTATTTGAACATATCAACTTCCCAATAGTAGCCACGAGCGCTAACAGAAGTAATGAGCCAATATATCGCACATTCGAGCAGATAAGAGATAATCTTGGGAGTGTAGTTGACGCTATTTTAGATTTTGATAGAGAGATTATAAACGCAGTCGATGATTCGGTTGTTCAAGTTGTAGAAGGCGAAATGCAGACTCTGCGTTTAGGGCGTGGTTACGCTCCACTGAGTATCCCTCTACAGAACTCCAACTCTCAAAAAATTCTCGCTGTCGGAGCGCAACAAAAAAGCGCGATTGCACTATCAAATAGCGATGCCGCAATACTTTCTCCTCATATTGGTGACTTAGAGTCAATTGAATCATTTGAATACTTTGAGAGGACTATAGAAACATTCAAACATTTTTATGATTTTGAGAGTGAAAAAATTATTTGCGATAAACATCCCGACTATATGAGCTCTAAATGGGCTAAATCTAAAAATGTAATACATTCAGAAGTACAGCATCACTATGCGCATATCTTAGCCTGTATGATGGAGCATGATTTAAAGGAAAAAGTCTTGGCGTTTAGTTTTGATGGAACTGGATATGGAGAGGACAAGATGAATGGCGAAGCCAAAGAGGGTGCCCTGGGGTACAAGAGTCTCTGGGGTTCAGAGATAATGATATGTGATAGAAACACTACCAAGAGAGTTGGACATATGATGCCCTTACCTCTTTTAGGTTCAAGTTTGTCCATTAAAGAGCCTCGTCGTATGGCGCTCTCTATGCTGTTTGAGTGTTATGGCTCAGATATAGAAGATAAACTAAACTTAGAACTATTTTCAGATTTTAGCTCAAACGAGATAAAGACACTCCATAAAGTTTGGGAGAAAAGACTCAATAGCCCTTTAACTTCATCTATGGGAAGACTCTTTGACATTGTAGCTTCGCTTACTGGACTTTTACAAATCACTGATTATGAGGGACAGAGTGGTCTCTTACTAGAATCTTTATGTTTTGATGAAAAAGCTCTGCCATTTAACTATGCCATCTCTAATGGTCTGATTGATATCAAGCCTATGATAAAGGAAATTATCACACTCAGTTTAAATGCGACTAAACAAGATATTCCAGATCGTTTTATAAATACTTTAGTAGCTATTATTAGTGATTTCTCAGACCTTTATCCTAATCTTCCGGTTTTGTTTAGCGGTGGAGTATTTCAAAACAGGACCTTGTTCCAAAGAGTACTCAAACAACTAAAGAAGAGATCTCGGGTTTGTTATATGCAAGAAAAGAGCCCAATTAACGATGGTGGGATTGCATTAGGACAGCTTTGTTATGCGCTTTACAACTAATATTGATTAATCAGAGATTATTTAGCTTAGTTTTAAAAAAAGAATCTATAATAGTAATAGATTAATAATTTAAGAAATCAGGAAAATATTTTATGGAATTAGGTTTAATGATTATATTTTGGTACGGAGTCTTACATGCGTTTGCTCCTGATCACCTTAGTGTTATTGCCGATTTTTCTATTGGTAAAAGTATGAGAAAAACCTTTTTAATTACTATCGCATTTGCCATAGGCCATGGATTGATGCTTTTTCTATTTGCTAAACTATTTAGCATTATAGAAATTCCCGCTCAACTTACAGAGTATGGAGACATTATCTCTTCTATGGTTATCATCAGTATTGGTTTATACCTAATCTATATGGCCCTCTCTAACCGCATTCACCTCAAAATACATGAGCATAATGGCGAAAAACATACGCATATTTGGTTTGGATCAGAACACTCTCATGATAAAAAAGAGACCCTCTCCGTATTAAGCATTGGAGCGCTTATGGGTATTGGTGGA encodes the following:
- a CDS encoding HyaD/HybD family hydrogenase maturation endopeptidase; amino-acid sequence: MKILLLGIGNLLFGDEGVGVHFVNYMKQKYSFQGEHQLDFVDGGTLAQRLIPIMVEYDRVIIIDTINAPGVKAGELYFFNFNAVPDAVNWQGSAHEVEMLQTLTMMDLAGDRPDTMIMGIVPTIIEITDFSLSESVSASIPLMEETLLKHLESLGLTSSKKSDVPISSIISTSYKLEQCR
- the cybH gene encoding Ni/Fe-hydrogenase, b-type cytochrome subunit, with the protein product MNNEEIEAVEHVSFVYTSLNRLLHWIRASVITGLAITGFYIASPFLSPGESSDQLVYAEWVFWHVLLGFILLSSGLLRIFLFFFGKDSKSELRSFKDISSVKSWIIQLKSYFFIGELKKKGMYGPLQFFSYMMVMLMIVLASLTGLILYVHVYHSGFAGMIYEPMRFFEEMMGGLATVRLIHHITMWGFLIFIPIHVYMVVWSAIRFKHGGVDVMFTGYDYHLIKNKKKDDNK
- the hypF gene encoding carbamoyltransferase HypF: MNRELSIKGIVQGVGFRPFIYTLALEHELHGYVLNNCNGVYVEVEGRPLDIDNFTQKIKTKLPILARIDSLKIKNGTFKEYKDFKILQSNHSDTKRAIVSPDIAICDKCLNEMNSKENRRYKYPLINCTECGPRYTIINTLPYDRKNTSMYKFIMCKNCQAEYDNPLDRRYHAQPISCYDCGPSIRLYDNKETLLCEKNEAIEEISRFLKQGKIVAIKGIGGFHIVCDATNDEAVKDLRMRKKRSKKPFAVMFSDLNSVKEHTICNEKERELINSKERPIVIVEKNSSTSLSNEIAPDIKRLGVMIAYTPLHHLLFEHINFPIVATSANRSNEPIYRTFEQIRDNLGSVVDAILDFDREIINAVDDSVVQVVEGEMQTLRLGRGYAPLSIPLQNSNSQKILAVGAQQKSAIALSNSDAAILSPHIGDLESIESFEYFERTIETFKHFYDFESEKIICDKHPDYMSSKWAKSKNVIHSEVQHHYAHILACMMEHDLKEKVLAFSFDGTGYGEDKMNGEAKEGALGYKSLWGSEIMICDRNTTKRVGHMMPLPLLGSSLSIKEPRRMALSMLFECYGSDIEDKLNLELFSDFSSNEIKTLHKVWEKRLNSPLTSSMGRLFDIVASLTGLLQITDYEGQSGLLLESLCFDEKALPFNYAISNGLIDIKPMIKEIITLSLNATKQDIPDRFINTLVAIISDFSDLYPNLPVLFSGGVFQNRTLFQRVLKQLKKRSRVCYMQEKSPINDGGIALGQLCYALYN